A stretch of the Xiphias gladius isolate SHS-SW01 ecotype Sanya breed wild chromosome 19, ASM1685928v1, whole genome shotgun sequence genome encodes the following:
- the LOC120805079 gene encoding far upstream element-binding protein 3-like isoform X6 — protein sequence MMAELVQGQASMNQPGLKSDGLADVLQRARQMVGKMGGEAMSHLNSSSGSVEPSLYYPSQKRPGEDGVGNQLAAMGHQSRVITEDYKVPDRMVGFIIGRGGEQITRIQLESGCKIQIAADSGGLMERPCSLTGTPESIEQAKRLLVQIVDRCRNGPGFHGDGEGGASVQEMLIPASKVGLVIGRGGDTIKQLQERAGVKMMMIQDGPMPTGADKPLRISGDPYKVQAARELVLEVIREKDGDFRSGRNDFSARLGGTSLDVPVPRFAVGIVIGRNGEMIKKIQNDAGVRIQFKTDDGISPERVAMVMGQPDRCQHAVHLINELIQTAQERDGFSSALRGGRVRGRGDWTMGSPGPLQEVTYTIPADKCGLVIGKGGETIKSINQQSGAHVELQRNPPPSTDPNTRVFTIRGTAQQMDLARQLIDDKIGGSGIMSNGGFGFSPFTQGPATHQNCGSGQTFLTGVWGNTYQTSWQNPGQQDPGQSSQQSSVPDYTAALAEYYRQQPYLWNPAQIQDH from the exons ATGATGGCGGAGCTGGTGCAGGGACAGGCCTCGATGAACCAGCCGGGGCTGAAGTCAGACGGCCTGGCCGATGTTTTACAGAGGGCCCGGCAG atGGTGGGTAAGATGGGCGGAGAAGCCATGTCCCACCTCAACAGCTCCTCAGGAAGTGTCGAGCCTTCGCTGTACTACCCCAGCCAGAAACGACCAGGAGAGGATGGAG tagGTAACCAGCTAGCAGCCATGGGGCATCAAAG CAGGGTAATCACAGAGGATTACAAGGTCCCCGACAGGATGGTGGGCTTCA TTAttggcagaggaggagaacagatCACTAGGATCCAGTTGGAGTCCGGCTGCAAGATCCAGATCGCTGCTG acagTGGAGGTCTGATGGAGCGGCCGTGTTCTCTGACTGGAACTCCAGAGAGCATTGA GCAGGCAAAGCGGCTTCTGGTCCAGATCGTGGACCGCTGTAGAAATGGTCCGGGTTTCCATGGCGATGGGGAGGGCGGGGCCTCAGTGCAGGAGATGCTGATCCCGGCGAGTAAGGTGGGGCTGGTGATTGGCCGAGGAGGAGACACCATCAAACAGCTGCAG GAGCGAGCAGGAGtaaagatgatgatgatccAGGACGGCCCGATGCCAACAGGAGCCGACAAACCCCTTCGTATCTCTGGAGACCCGTACAAAGTGCAG GCCGCGAGGGAGTTGGTGTTGGAGGTGATCAGGGAGAAGGACGGAGATTTCAGGTCGGGACGCAACGACTTCAGCGCCCGACTGGGAGGAACCAGCCTGGAc GTCCCAGTTCCAAGGTTTGCTGTTGGTATTGTGATCGGCAGAAATGGAGAAATGATCAAGAAGATCCAGAATGATGCAGGGGTCCGAATCCAGTTTAAAACAG ATGATGGCATCAGTCCAGAGCGTGTAGCCATGGTGATGGGACAACCAGACCGCTGTCAGCACGCTGTCCACCTCATCAATGAGCTCATCCAGACTGCAcag gAGCGTGACGGTTTCAGCTCAGCCCTGCGGGGCGGGAGGGTCAGAGGTCGTGGTGACTGGACTATGGGCTCTCCTGGTCCTCTGCAGGAAGTGACCTACACCATCCCCGCTGACAAGTGTGGCCTGGTCATCGGCAAAG gaggggAAACCATTAAGAGTATTAACCAGCAGTCTGGAGCTCATGTGGAGCTACAGAGGAACCCTCCGCCTTCCACCGACCCCAACACCCGGGTCTTCACCATCAGAGGCACCGCCCAGCAGATGGACCTGGCTCGCCAGCTCATAGACGACAAGATCGGG ggTTCAGGTATTATGAGTAATGGAGGTTTTGGCTTCAGTCCCTTCACCCAGGGCCCTGCTACACACCAGAA CTGTGGCAGTGGTCAGACCTTCCTGACTGGTGTCTGGGGAAACACCTACCAGACCAGCTGGCAAAACCCTGGACAACAAGACcctg
- the LOC120805079 gene encoding far upstream element-binding protein 3-like isoform X7: MMAELVQGQASMNQPGLKSDGLADVLQRARQMVGKMGGEAMSHLNSSSGSVEPSLYYPSQKRPGEDGVGNQLAAMGHQRVITEDYKVPDRMVGFIIGRGGEQITRIQLESGCKIQIAADSGGLMERPCSLTGTPESIEQAKRLLVQIVDRCRNGPGFHGDGEGGASVQEMLIPASKVGLVIGRGGDTIKQLQERAGVKMMMIQDGPMPTGADKPLRISGDPYKVQAARELVLEVIREKDGDFRSGRNDFSARLGGTSLDVPVPRFAVGIVIGRNGEMIKKIQNDAGVRIQFKTDDGISPERVAMVMGQPDRCQHAVHLINELIQTAQERDGFSSALRGGRVRGRGDWTMGSPGPLQEVTYTIPADKCGLVIGKGGETIKSINQQSGAHVELQRNPPPSTDPNTRVFTIRGTAQQMDLARQLIDDKIGGSGIMSNGGFGFSPFTQGPATHQNCGSGQTFLTGVWGNTYQTSWQNPGQQDPGQSSQQSSVPDYTAALAEYYRQQPYLWNPAQIQDH; this comes from the exons ATGATGGCGGAGCTGGTGCAGGGACAGGCCTCGATGAACCAGCCGGGGCTGAAGTCAGACGGCCTGGCCGATGTTTTACAGAGGGCCCGGCAG atGGTGGGTAAGATGGGCGGAGAAGCCATGTCCCACCTCAACAGCTCCTCAGGAAGTGTCGAGCCTTCGCTGTACTACCCCAGCCAGAAACGACCAGGAGAGGATGGAG tagGTAACCAGCTAGCAGCCATGGGGCATCAAAG GGTAATCACAGAGGATTACAAGGTCCCCGACAGGATGGTGGGCTTCA TTAttggcagaggaggagaacagatCACTAGGATCCAGTTGGAGTCCGGCTGCAAGATCCAGATCGCTGCTG acagTGGAGGTCTGATGGAGCGGCCGTGTTCTCTGACTGGAACTCCAGAGAGCATTGA GCAGGCAAAGCGGCTTCTGGTCCAGATCGTGGACCGCTGTAGAAATGGTCCGGGTTTCCATGGCGATGGGGAGGGCGGGGCCTCAGTGCAGGAGATGCTGATCCCGGCGAGTAAGGTGGGGCTGGTGATTGGCCGAGGAGGAGACACCATCAAACAGCTGCAG GAGCGAGCAGGAGtaaagatgatgatgatccAGGACGGCCCGATGCCAACAGGAGCCGACAAACCCCTTCGTATCTCTGGAGACCCGTACAAAGTGCAG GCCGCGAGGGAGTTGGTGTTGGAGGTGATCAGGGAGAAGGACGGAGATTTCAGGTCGGGACGCAACGACTTCAGCGCCCGACTGGGAGGAACCAGCCTGGAc GTCCCAGTTCCAAGGTTTGCTGTTGGTATTGTGATCGGCAGAAATGGAGAAATGATCAAGAAGATCCAGAATGATGCAGGGGTCCGAATCCAGTTTAAAACAG ATGATGGCATCAGTCCAGAGCGTGTAGCCATGGTGATGGGACAACCAGACCGCTGTCAGCACGCTGTCCACCTCATCAATGAGCTCATCCAGACTGCAcag gAGCGTGACGGTTTCAGCTCAGCCCTGCGGGGCGGGAGGGTCAGAGGTCGTGGTGACTGGACTATGGGCTCTCCTGGTCCTCTGCAGGAAGTGACCTACACCATCCCCGCTGACAAGTGTGGCCTGGTCATCGGCAAAG gaggggAAACCATTAAGAGTATTAACCAGCAGTCTGGAGCTCATGTGGAGCTACAGAGGAACCCTCCGCCTTCCACCGACCCCAACACCCGGGTCTTCACCATCAGAGGCACCGCCCAGCAGATGGACCTGGCTCGCCAGCTCATAGACGACAAGATCGGG ggTTCAGGTATTATGAGTAATGGAGGTTTTGGCTTCAGTCCCTTCACCCAGGGCCCTGCTACACACCAGAA CTGTGGCAGTGGTCAGACCTTCCTGACTGGTGTCTGGGGAAACACCTACCAGACCAGCTGGCAAAACCCTGGACAACAAGACcctg